A section of the Corvus hawaiiensis isolate bCorHaw1 chromosome 16, bCorHaw1.pri.cur, whole genome shotgun sequence genome encodes:
- the PPL gene encoding LOW QUALITY PROTEIN: periplakin (The sequence of the model RefSeq protein was modified relative to this genomic sequence to represent the inferred CDS: deleted 1 base in 1 codon), with protein MHSLFRKRNKGKYSPSVQKKSISSKELTELIERLQKNADQVEKNIVETDSRMQNDLHKIKACQLAQYKELTAQKLSESDKLLYVLDGDAAVARHMKHPQGDMITEDIRQLKERVANLRVKHDQIYNFPLQHIEPQVNWSTVIEEKQDALSSKGFGTDLPLVNSQVEEHNIFHNEVMAIGPHIVKEGSKETMSDFQARYQKLLAGSQQRQQDLNSLQDYMQRCTNKLYWLDQQAKDRTHYDWSDHNLDYPSRRRQYENFIHRKLEEKEEAINKLHADGDQLLAQNHPGKNAIEAHIEAVHADWKEYLNLLICEESHLKFMEDFHKFQKDTKDAQELLKKVDTDLDQKFSPEFKDRYQLESLLRELDDQDKALDKYEAVVKSLQERSQQVLPLRYRREPPPQPIPVEALCEYEGEQGQISRGAHYTLQRSSGDVWEVADSAGDTISAPGVCFMIPPPDPEAIALAEQIAKHYVTVKEKTNNCKNVLQQRYEGLKADSIGDAASVRGRQLLAGLEKVNSDLDKQEKAITANLRPPLEQSRAVQDSTERSKDLKNITNEVRRIEPEKMRKIQECEAFIESVPNTGSATLVRNKVENTNKKYERVVQLLSAAQEKVEVATNLERSLQQGRDLLSAYENKLVIDDTVPEDLKVVDRKKEELLAMGTELQSKKFLLREAEQNLQRTKTCSNTLASKFQEHCPDIERQEAELYKLNQRFNNLSKQIDHRTQTLQKAKSAYSNYRTNYDKVNQFLCSIPSYEPQETDNIQQVEMKLKSQAALLSDIASKEQEVQKVSATAQQYQQAVKDYELEAEKLRSILDLENGRNGYTSKKPRLQSPAAKVKEEEAVLAAKYTEVNAVNKQRLQNLEFAQSLLRQQPEIQVTQDLAQTKKSVRPVEEVWKLKKELEDETQRRQQLEAEIKAIQNNIVHLQNQKPQETVVKKELVKKVPDPQLEESFQRLQQNLAEEQRKNQVLQDELEALKIRLRVLEHEKREGGQEYIVKEVLRIEQDKAQADEILKLKEELEELRRQEGTRESEVILLRQQIAVLSSEKNKEQEKVTEKEVLKLQNDPQLEMEFRMLQETKERESALRQKHEEELNFLQDKLKRLEKERAMAEGKITVKEVLKVEKDLVIEREVNELRRQYEDEKSKGRSNEREKAELLRKIQLLEEENSKVVVQEKVREIVRPDPKAENEVANLRLELVEQERRYRGGDEQLKSCQNELAALKNRGPLVEVKEVIKEVIKYKNDPETEKELQRLREEIIERTGAIERADLEIYQLKQEIQALKDTKPQVQMKEVVQEILQFREDPKTREEVESLRVQLADEQMKHIDLERERLLQEEKVRQKEEELSQVKEKVVQQEVVKYEQDPALKAEVNSFSQSIESELKQIDGLREELRKLQRRRSELERQLEELEKERQARREAELEVQRLRIRLNELEEQERETTERVTVKQKVILQQDPQQEKEHSLLKLELEEEKHRRQVLQTELEALRKKLLSLEKMEVKEKVVFSESVQVDKGDTEYEIQKLKSNLEEESRRKRELDADINRLETRLSEVEFNNSKSSKELDLLREENHKLHLEKQNLLMETRRLQSEIELTATEAQDLRNMTHVDSGINLDSRFQALERELEDLKQLSREKDAEIEQLQNRLKTVAIKREQRENHLRRSIVVIDPDTGKEMSPEEAHVFGLIEWSLFVKLKSQECDWEEISIKGPNGESSVILDRKSGREFSIEDALKSGRLTMAQYNSYLNKEMSIQELAVLVSGSNYTALAPL; from the exons ATGCACTCGCTCTTCAGGAAACGCAACAAAGGGAAATACAGCCCCTCCGTGCAGAAGAAGAG CATCTCCAGCAAAGAGCTGACCGAGCTCATCGAGCGCCTGCAGAAAAATGCTGACCAGGTGGAGAAAAACATCGTGGAGACCGACTCCCGAATGCAAAAT GACCTGCACAAGATCAAGGCGTGCCAGCTGGCGCAGTACAAGGAGCTGACGGCACAGAAACTCTCCGAGTCCGACAAGCTGCTCTACGTGCTGGATGGGGACGCGGCCGTGGCCCGGCACATGAAGCACCCCCAG GGGGACATGATCACAGAAGA catccGGCAGCTGAAGGAGCGAGTGGCAAACCTGCGTGTGAAACACGACCAGATCTACAACTTCCCCCTGCAGCACATCGAGCCCCAGGTCAACTGGTCAACAGTGATCGAGGAGAAACAG GATGCGTTGAGCAGCAAAGGCTTTGGGACTGACCTGCCGCTGGTCAACAGCCAAGTAGAAGAGCACAACATCTTCCACAACGAGGTCATGGCCATCGGGCCACACATCGTCAAGGAAGGCAGCAAG GAAACCATGAGCGACTTCCAAGCCAGATACCAGAAGCTGCTG GCCGGCTCCCAGCAGCGGCAGCAGGACCTGAACTCGCTGCAGGACTACATGCAGCGCTGCACCAACAAGCTCTACTGGCTGGATCAGCAGGCCAAGGACAGGACCCATTATGACTGGAGCGACCACAACCTGGACTACCCCAGCCGGCGCCGCCAGTACGAG AACTTCATCCACCggaagctggaggagaaggaggaggcaaTCAACAAGCTGCACGCCGATGGGGATCAGCTGCTGGCCCAGAACCACCCCGGGAAGAACGCCATCGAG GCTCACATCGAGGCCGTGCACGCCGACTGGAAGGAGTACCTGAACCTGCTGATCTGCGaggagagccacctgaagttcATGGAGGACTTCCACAAG tTTCAGAAGGACACTAAGGATGCTCAGGAGCTTTTGAAGAAGGTGGATACAGACCTGGACCAAAAATTCAGCCCGGAGTTCAAGGACAGATACCAGCTGGAGTCTCTCCTCCGGGAGCTGGAT GACCAGGACAAGGCCTTGGACAAGTACGAGGCCGTGGTGAAGTCGCTGCAGGAGCGCAGCCAGCAGGTCCTGCCCCTGCGCTaccgccgggagccgccgccgcagccCATCCCCGTGGAGGCTCTCTGCGAGTACGAGGGCGAGCAG GGCCAGATCAGCCGCGGAGCCCACTACaccctgcagaggagcagcGGAGACGTTTGGGAAGTGGCCGACAGCGCAGGAGACACGATCAGCGCCCCCGGGGTCTGCTTCATGATCCCCCCGCCCGACCCCGAAGCAatagccctggcagagca AATTGCCAAGCACTACGTGACCGTGAAGGAGAAGACCAACAACTGCAAGAACGTCCTCCAGCAGCGCTATGAGGGGCTGAAGGCAGACAGCATCGGAG ATGCTGCATCAGTTCGGGGAcgccagctcctggcagggctggagaaagTCAACAGTGACCTGGACAAGCAGGAGAAAGCCATCACAGCAAACCTCCGGCCGCCGCTGGAGCAGAGCCGGGCAGTGCAGGACAGCACCGAGCGCTCCAAGGACCTCAAG AACATCACCAATGAGGTCCGTCGGATTGAGCCtgagaaaatgaggaagatCCAGGAGTGCGAGGCCTTCATCGAATCCGTGCCCAACACGGGCAGCGCGACCCTGGTGAGGAACAAGGTGGAGAACACCAACAAGAAGTACGAGCGCGTGGTGCAGCTGCTCAGCGCTGCCCAGGAGAA GGTTGAGGTGGCCACAAACTTGGAGAGGAGCCTCCAGCAAGGCCGAGACCTGCTGTCAGCCTATGAGAACAAGCTGGTCATAGATGACACGGTACCGGAGGACTTGAAGGTGGTGgacaggaagaaggaagagctgctg gCCATGGGCACTGAGCTCCAGTCCAAGAAGTTCCTGCTGAGAGAAGCCGAGCAGAACCTGCAGAGGACCAAGACGTGCTCCAACACCCTGGCCAGCAAGTTCCAGGAGCACTGCCCCGACATCGAGCGCCAGGAGGCAGAGCTCTACAAGCTCAACCAGCGCTTCAACAACCTCAGCAAGCAGATCGACCACAG AACGCAGACgctgcagaaagcaaaaagtGCCTACTCCAACTACCGCACCAACTACGACAAGGTGAACCAGTTCCTGTGCAGCATCCCCAGCTACGAGCCCCAGGAGACTGACAACATCCAGCAAGTGGAGATGAAGCTGAAGAGCCAAGCG gccctgctcagtgACATTGCAAGCAAGGAACAGGAGGTGCAGAAGGTCTCTGCCACAGCTCAGCAGTACCAGCAGGCAGTGAAG GACTACGAGTTGGAAGCTGAGAAGCTGCGGTCCATCCTGGACCTGGAGAATGGCCGGAATGGCTACACGAGCAAGAAACCCAGGCTGCAGTCCCCAGCTGCCAAAGTGAAAGAGGAG GAAGCTGTTCTGGCAGCCAAATACACAGAAGTGAACGCTGTGAAcaagcagaggctgcagaaccTGGAGTTTGCCCAGAGCCTCCTGCGGCAG CAGCCAGAGATTCAGGTGACACAAGACTTGGCCCAGACCAAAAAGTCTGTAAGGCCTGTGGAAGAAGTTTGGAAGTTGAAGAAAGAGCTCGAGGATGAGACTCAGCGTCGGCAACAGCTTGAAGCGGAGATCAAAGCCATTCAGAACAACATTGTCCACCTGCAAAACCAGAAGCCCCAAGAAACTGTGGTGAAGAAAGAACTGGTGAAGAAGGTGCCTGACCCCCAGCTGGAGGAGAGCTTCCAAAGACTGCAGCAAAacctggcagaggagcagcgCAAGAACCAGGTGCTCCAGGATGAGCTGGAGGCTCTTAAAATCCGGCTGCGTGTCCTGGAGCACgagaagagggaaggagggcaggAGTACATAGTGAAAGAGGTGCTGAGGATTGAACAAGATAAGGCTCAAGCTGATGAAATCCTGAAGCTCAAAGAGGAACTGGAAGAGCTCAGGAGGCAGGAAGGGACCAGGGAGAGTGAAGTCATCCTCTTACGCCAACAAATTGCTGTGCTGTCCAGCGAGAAGAACAAAGAGCAGGAGAAGGTAACGGAGAAGGAGGTGCTGAAGCTGCAGAACGATCCCCAGCTGGAGATGGAATTCCGGATGTTGCAGGAGACCAAGGAGAGGGAGAGCGCCCTTCGGCAGAAGCACGAGGAAGAGCTCAACTTCCTCCAGGACAAACTCAAGCGTCTGGAGAAGGAACGGGCCATGGCTGAGGGCAAAATCACCGTCAAGGAGGTGCTGAAGGTGGAGAAGGACTTGGTCATTGAGAGGGAGGTGAACGAGCTCCGGCGCCAGTACGAAGATGAGAAGTCCAAGGGCCGCTCCAACGAGCGGGAAAAGGCTGAGCTgctcaggaaaatccagctgctggaggaggagaactCCAAGGTGGTTGTTCAGGAGAAAGTGCGTGAGATTGTGCGCCCAGACCCCAAGGCTGAGAATGAAGTTGCCAACCTTCGCTTGGAGCTGGTAGAGCAGGAGAGGAGGTACCGTGGTGGGGATGAACAGCTGAAGAGCTGCCAGAACGAGCTGGCTGCTCTGAAGAACAGAGGGCCCCTCGTAGAAGTCAAAGAAGTCATTAAGGAGGTCATTAAGTACAAGAATGATCCAGAAACCGAAAAGGAGCTACAGCGACTCCGGGAGGAAATCATAGAGAGAACCGGAGCCATCGAAAGAGCTGACCTGGAGATCTACCAGCTGAAACAAGAGATACAAGCTTTGAAAGACACCAAACCTCAAGTGCAAATGAAGGAAGTTGTTCAAGAAATCCTCCAGTTTCGGGAAGACCCCAAGACTAGAGAGGAGGTAGAGTCGCTGCGAGTGCAGCTGGCAGACGAACAGATGAAGCACATTGACCTGGAGAGGGAGCGGCTTctccaagaagaaaaagtaagacAGAAGGAGGAAGAACTTTCTCAGGTGAAGGAGAAAGTGGTCCAGCAGGAAGTAGTGAAGTATGAGCAGGATCCTGCCTTGAAAGCTGAGGTGAACTCCTTCTCCCAGAGCATCGAGAGCGAGCTGAAGCAGATCGACGGCCTCCGTGAGGAGCTGCGCAAGCTGCAGAGGAGACGCTCCGAGCTGGAGCGGCAGCTcgaggagctggagaaggagagaCAGGCCCGCAgggaggctgagctggaggTGCAGAGGCTCAGGATCCGGCTGAACGAGCTGGaagaacaggaaagagaaacGACAGAACGAGTGACTGTGAAACAGAAAGTGATCCTTCAGCAAGATccccagcaggagaaggagcacTCCCTCCTCAAGCTGGAGTTAGAAGAAGAGAAGCACCGCAGACAAGTCCTGCAAACCGAGCTGGAAGCCCTGAGAAAGAAGCTCCTTTCTTTGGAGAAGATGGAAGTCAAGGAGAAAGTGGTCTTTTCAGAGAGTGTCCAAGTGGACAAAGGAGACACGGAGTACGAGATTCAAAAGCTGAAGAGCAACCTGGAGGAAGAAAGTAGGCGCAAGAGGGAGCTGGATGCAGATATCAACCGCCTGGAAACCAGGCTGTCTGAGGTGGAATTCAACAACTCCAAGTCATCAAAGGAGCTAGACTTGTTAAGAGAGGAAAACCACAAGCTACACCTCGAGAAACAGAATTTGCTGATGGAAACAAGGAGACTGCAGTCAGAGATTGAACTCACCGCAACAGAAGCTCAGGATTTGAGAAACATGACCCACGTGGACAGTGGAATAAACCTGGACTCCAGGTTCCAAGCTTTGGAAAGAGAGTTAGAGGACCTGAAGCAGTTGTCCAGAGAAAAAGATGCAGAGATTGAGCAACTCCAGAATCGCCTGAAGACGGTGGCTATCAAGAGGGAGCAAAGAGAAAACCACCTGAGGCGCTCCATCGTGGTCATTGACCCCGACACAGGAAAAGAGATGTCTCCAGAGGAAGCTCACGTGTTCGGCCTCATTGAATGGAGCCTGTTTGTCAAACTGAAGAGCCAGGAATGTGACTGGGAGGAGATCTCAATAAAGGGTCCCAATGGGGAATCGTCCGTGATCCTCGACAGGAAGTCTGGCAGGGAGTTCTCCATCGAGGACGCCCTGAAGAGCGGCAGGCTCACCATGGCCCAGTACAACAGTTACCTCAACAAGGAGATGTCTATCCAGGAGCTGGCAGTCTTGGTGTCCGGAAGCAATTACACAGCGCTCGCTCCACTTTAG